In Juglans regia cultivar Chandler chromosome 13, Walnut 2.0, whole genome shotgun sequence, the following proteins share a genomic window:
- the LOC108989591 gene encoding U-box domain-containing protein 44-like isoform X2, which produces MLNAEYRAAAMEEDILAKIQLGIEERNTDRAYANNLLDHISKAVGISTEQSELKKEIEELKREREDATMSNGLADATQMEQVIALLEKADATCPEEKEKEYFRKRNSLGGRKPLEPLQSFYCPITLAVMVDPVETSSCRTFERSAIEKWYAEGNNLCPLTMIPVNTSVLKPNKTLRQSIEEWKNRNTIITVATIKPILQAGEEQEMLQSLCKLQDICIEKELHRDWVTMEEYIPVLIGLLNAKNREIRMKALFILFMLAKDSEDNKERIAKVDKALESIVRSLARQIGESKLALQLLLELSRSIIVRDSIGTVQGYVLLLVAILGSDDIEAAKDAEELLENLSVLDQNVILMAKASHFKPLIRLLSSGPENVRMIMAETLSEIELTDHNKLSIFEDGALSPLLQLLSNGDLQMKKVAVKALLHLSNLPQNGLRMIREGAVGPLFELLYCHSLSSATLREQVAATIMHLAISTTLQEADQEQVFLLESEEDIFKLFSLISLTGPDIQKSILITFHAMCQSPSRFDIRMKLRQLSAVQVLVQLCEVNNHTVRTNAVKLFHCLAEDGDDRTFLEHVGQRCIETLLRIIETSNDAEEIAAAMGIITNLPKETRLNQWLVDAGAIQTIFTCLTDGTKNTFHNRQVIENAVGALCRFTISTNQEWQKRVAETGIIPVLVQLLVSGTASTRQNAAISLKQFSESSSSLSRPMKKHGIFHCCLATPDTGCPVHLGICTVDSSFCILEANALEPLIRMLGESNPGSCEASLDAILTLIDSERQGGSEVLAEANAILPIIKLLSSSSDRLQEKTLIALERIFQLEQLKKKYGNSAQMPLVEIAQKKNSHMKSLAAKVLAQLNELGKQSSYFG; this is translated from the exons ATGCTGAATGCAGAGTATCGAGCGGCTGCAATGGAGGAAGATATTTTGGCAAAGATCCAGTTAGGAATAGAAGAGAGGAATACTGATCGAGCTTATGCAAATAATTTGTTAGATCATATTTCTAAGGCTGTTGGGATATCCACTGAGCAGTCTGAATTGAAGAAAGAAATCGAAGAACtcaaaagggaaagagaagatGCCACGATGAGCAATGGCTTGGCAGACGCTACGCAAATGGAACAGGTCATTGCATTGCTTGAAAAGGCTGATGCCACATGTCCTGAGGAAAAGGAGAAGGAATATTTCAGAAAGCGAAACTCTTTAGGGGGTAGGAAACCATTGGAACCGCTCCAGTCTTTTTATTGTCCCATCACTCTGGCTGTTATGGTTGACCCTGTGGAAACTTCCTCTTGTCGGACGTTTGAGAGGAGCGCCATAGAGAAGTGGTATGCTGAAGGGAACAACCTTTGTCCCTTGACCATGATTCCCGTGAACACTTCGGTTCTCAAACCCAACAAAACTCTTCGACAATCAATAGAAGAATGGAAGAACAGGAACACCATCATTACCGTTGCCACTATCAAACCCATCCTCCAGGCAGGCGAAGAGCAAGAAATGCTCCAATCCTTATGCAAACTGCAAGATATTTGCATAGAAAAAGAGTTGCACCGGGATTGGGTAACAATGGAGGAATACATTCCAGTTCTAATTGGACTTCTCAACGCAAAAAATCGTGAGATAAGAATGAAAGCTCTGTTCATCTTATTTATGCTTGCAAAAGACAGTGAAGATAATAAG gaAAGAATTGCTAAAGTGGATAAGGCACTTGAATCCATTGTTCGCTCACTTGCGCGCCAAATCGGTGAAAGTAAGTTAGCATTGCAGTTGTTACTGGAACTGTCTAGAAGTATTATCGTACGGGATTCTATTGGAACAGTTCAGGGCTACGTACTTCTCCTGGTGGCCATTTTAGGCAGTGACGACATTGAAGCTGCCAAAGATGCCGAAGAACTTCTGGAGAATCTGTCCGTCCTTGATCagaatgttatattaatggCAAAAGCAAGTCATTTTAAACCATTGATACGGCTTCTTTCTTCAG GACCAGAAAATGTTAGAATGATCATGGCCGAAACTTTGTCAGAAATTGAATTGACTGATCACAACAAATTGTCCATATTTGAAGATGGGGCGTTGAGTCCACTTCTTCAATTGCTCTCAAATGGTGACTTACAGATGAAGAAAGTGGCTGTTAAAGCACTTCTCCACCTCTCAAACTTACCACAAAATGGCCTCCGAATGATCAGAGAAGGTGCAGTTGGGCCATTATTTGAACTTCTGTATTGTCACAGTCTATCTTCAGCCACTTTGCGCGAGCAGGTAGCTGCCACAATTATGCATTTGGCAATATCAACCACTCTCCAAGAAGCTGATCAAGAGCAGGTTTTCTTGTTGGAATCTGAAGAAGATATTTTTAAGCTTTTTTCACTTATTTCCTTAACAGGTCCAGACATACAAAAAAGCATTCTCATAACATTTCACGCAATGTGCCAATCTCCTTCTCGCTTTGATATCAGGATGAAGTTGAGACAG CTCTCTGCTGTCCAAGTATTGGTTCAATTATGTGAGGTCAATAACCATACTGTACGGACAAATGCTGTGAAGCTATTCCATTGCTTGGCAGAGGATGGTGACGACAGAACCTTTTTGGAGCATGTGGGTCAGAGATGCATTGAGACATTGCTGAGGATCATTGAAACTTCTAATGATGCAGAGGAGATTGCTGCTGCAATGGGTATTATCACCAACCTTCCTAAGGAGACACGGCTCAATCAATGGCTTGTAGATGCTGGAgcaattcaaacaatttttacatGTCTCACTGATGGAACAAAAAATACCTTTCACAATAGGCAAGTAATAGAGAATGCTGTTGGAGCTCTTTGTCGTTTCACCATCTCAACAAATCAGGAATGGCAGAAGAGAGTAGCCGAAACTGGCATTATCCCTGTGCTGGTGCAGTTGCTGGTTTCTGGAACTGCCTCAACAAGACAAAATGCAGCCATTTCACTTAAGCAGTTTTCTGAAAGTTCCTCTAGCTTGAGCAGGCCAATGAAAAAGCATGGGATCTTCCACTGTTGCTTGGCCACTCCTGACACTGGCTGCCCTGTACACTTGGGCATCTGCACAGTAGACTCTTCATTTTGCATTTTAGAGGCAAATGCTTTGGAACCTCTCATAAGGATGCTTGGGGAGTCCAATCCTGGGTCCTGTGAAGCTTCTTTAGATGCAATCTTGACACTGATAGATAGTGAAAGACAGGGCGGCAGTGAAGTGCTAGCTGAAGCAAATGCCATTCTgccaattataaaattactcagtTCATCTTCTGACAGACTGCAGGAGAAAACGCTTATTGCTTTAGAAAGAATTTTTCAGTTGGAAcagctaaagaaaaaatatggaaattCAGCACAGATGCCATTGGTGGAGATTGCTCAGAAGAAAAATAGCCATATGAAATCTCTGGCTGCCAAGGTACTTGCTCAGTTGAATGAGCTTGGTAAACAGTCTTCTTATTTTGGTTGA
- the LOC108989591 gene encoding U-box domain-containing protein 44-like isoform X1, which translates to MVKDMISSTSLVPVSELLSQTVIATFDTVHAAKEVLIQKENFQEFSTYLEKIKFILKELLGLNLDDSKSLENAVEILNREIKVAKQLTLECRTRSKVYLLINCRNVVKVLEGSTKEIGRALTLIPLAALDVSLGLKDQVSQLSKDMLNAEYRAAAMEEDILAKIQLGIEERNTDRAYANNLLDHISKAVGISTEQSELKKEIEELKREREDATMSNGLADATQMEQVIALLEKADATCPEEKEKEYFRKRNSLGGRKPLEPLQSFYCPITLAVMVDPVETSSCRTFERSAIEKWYAEGNNLCPLTMIPVNTSVLKPNKTLRQSIEEWKNRNTIITVATIKPILQAGEEQEMLQSLCKLQDICIEKELHRDWVTMEEYIPVLIGLLNAKNREIRMKALFILFMLAKDSEDNKERIAKVDKALESIVRSLARQIGESKLALQLLLELSRSIIVRDSIGTVQGYVLLLVAILGSDDIEAAKDAEELLENLSVLDQNVILMAKASHFKPLIRLLSSGPENVRMIMAETLSEIELTDHNKLSIFEDGALSPLLQLLSNGDLQMKKVAVKALLHLSNLPQNGLRMIREGAVGPLFELLYCHSLSSATLREQVAATIMHLAISTTLQEADQEQVFLLESEEDIFKLFSLISLTGPDIQKSILITFHAMCQSPSRFDIRMKLRQLSAVQVLVQLCEVNNHTVRTNAVKLFHCLAEDGDDRTFLEHVGQRCIETLLRIIETSNDAEEIAAAMGIITNLPKETRLNQWLVDAGAIQTIFTCLTDGTKNTFHNRQVIENAVGALCRFTISTNQEWQKRVAETGIIPVLVQLLVSGTASTRQNAAISLKQFSESSSSLSRPMKKHGIFHCCLATPDTGCPVHLGICTVDSSFCILEANALEPLIRMLGESNPGSCEASLDAILTLIDSERQGGSEVLAEANAILPIIKLLSSSSDRLQEKTLIALERIFQLEQLKKKYGNSAQMPLVEIAQKKNSHMKSLAAKVLAQLNELGKQSSYFG; encoded by the exons ATGGTGAAGGACATGATTAGTAGTACCTCTCTAGTTCCAGTATCTGAATTACTCTCTCAGACCGTCATTGCGACATTTGATACTGTACATGCAGCGAAGGAAGTCCTCATTCAGAAGGAGAATTTCCAGGAATTCTCAACTTACTTGGAGaagattaaatttatcttaaaggAGTTGTTGGGGCTAAACTTAGACGATTCCAAGAGCTTAGAAAATGCTGTGGAGATTCTCAACCGAGAGATTAAAGTTGCTAAGCAGCTAACTCTTGAGTGCAGAACCAGAAGCAAGGTTTATCTCTTAATCAATTGCCGGAACGTTGTTAAGGTTTTAGAGGGCAGTACAAAAGAGATTGGTCGGGCATTAACCCTCATCCCTTTGGCCGCTTTGGATGTTTCATTGGGTTTAAAAGACCAGGTTAGCCAGCTGTCCAAGGATATGCTGAATGCAGAGTATCGAGCGGCTGCAATGGAGGAAGATATTTTGGCAAAGATCCAGTTAGGAATAGAAGAGAGGAATACTGATCGAGCTTATGCAAATAATTTGTTAGATCATATTTCTAAGGCTGTTGGGATATCCACTGAGCAGTCTGAATTGAAGAAAGAAATCGAAGAACtcaaaagggaaagagaagatGCCACGATGAGCAATGGCTTGGCAGACGCTACGCAAATGGAACAGGTCATTGCATTGCTTGAAAAGGCTGATGCCACATGTCCTGAGGAAAAGGAGAAGGAATATTTCAGAAAGCGAAACTCTTTAGGGGGTAGGAAACCATTGGAACCGCTCCAGTCTTTTTATTGTCCCATCACTCTGGCTGTTATGGTTGACCCTGTGGAAACTTCCTCTTGTCGGACGTTTGAGAGGAGCGCCATAGAGAAGTGGTATGCTGAAGGGAACAACCTTTGTCCCTTGACCATGATTCCCGTGAACACTTCGGTTCTCAAACCCAACAAAACTCTTCGACAATCAATAGAAGAATGGAAGAACAGGAACACCATCATTACCGTTGCCACTATCAAACCCATCCTCCAGGCAGGCGAAGAGCAAGAAATGCTCCAATCCTTATGCAAACTGCAAGATATTTGCATAGAAAAAGAGTTGCACCGGGATTGGGTAACAATGGAGGAATACATTCCAGTTCTAATTGGACTTCTCAACGCAAAAAATCGTGAGATAAGAATGAAAGCTCTGTTCATCTTATTTATGCTTGCAAAAGACAGTGAAGATAATAAG gaAAGAATTGCTAAAGTGGATAAGGCACTTGAATCCATTGTTCGCTCACTTGCGCGCCAAATCGGTGAAAGTAAGTTAGCATTGCAGTTGTTACTGGAACTGTCTAGAAGTATTATCGTACGGGATTCTATTGGAACAGTTCAGGGCTACGTACTTCTCCTGGTGGCCATTTTAGGCAGTGACGACATTGAAGCTGCCAAAGATGCCGAAGAACTTCTGGAGAATCTGTCCGTCCTTGATCagaatgttatattaatggCAAAAGCAAGTCATTTTAAACCATTGATACGGCTTCTTTCTTCAG GACCAGAAAATGTTAGAATGATCATGGCCGAAACTTTGTCAGAAATTGAATTGACTGATCACAACAAATTGTCCATATTTGAAGATGGGGCGTTGAGTCCACTTCTTCAATTGCTCTCAAATGGTGACTTACAGATGAAGAAAGTGGCTGTTAAAGCACTTCTCCACCTCTCAAACTTACCACAAAATGGCCTCCGAATGATCAGAGAAGGTGCAGTTGGGCCATTATTTGAACTTCTGTATTGTCACAGTCTATCTTCAGCCACTTTGCGCGAGCAGGTAGCTGCCACAATTATGCATTTGGCAATATCAACCACTCTCCAAGAAGCTGATCAAGAGCAGGTTTTCTTGTTGGAATCTGAAGAAGATATTTTTAAGCTTTTTTCACTTATTTCCTTAACAGGTCCAGACATACAAAAAAGCATTCTCATAACATTTCACGCAATGTGCCAATCTCCTTCTCGCTTTGATATCAGGATGAAGTTGAGACAG CTCTCTGCTGTCCAAGTATTGGTTCAATTATGTGAGGTCAATAACCATACTGTACGGACAAATGCTGTGAAGCTATTCCATTGCTTGGCAGAGGATGGTGACGACAGAACCTTTTTGGAGCATGTGGGTCAGAGATGCATTGAGACATTGCTGAGGATCATTGAAACTTCTAATGATGCAGAGGAGATTGCTGCTGCAATGGGTATTATCACCAACCTTCCTAAGGAGACACGGCTCAATCAATGGCTTGTAGATGCTGGAgcaattcaaacaatttttacatGTCTCACTGATGGAACAAAAAATACCTTTCACAATAGGCAAGTAATAGAGAATGCTGTTGGAGCTCTTTGTCGTTTCACCATCTCAACAAATCAGGAATGGCAGAAGAGAGTAGCCGAAACTGGCATTATCCCTGTGCTGGTGCAGTTGCTGGTTTCTGGAACTGCCTCAACAAGACAAAATGCAGCCATTTCACTTAAGCAGTTTTCTGAAAGTTCCTCTAGCTTGAGCAGGCCAATGAAAAAGCATGGGATCTTCCACTGTTGCTTGGCCACTCCTGACACTGGCTGCCCTGTACACTTGGGCATCTGCACAGTAGACTCTTCATTTTGCATTTTAGAGGCAAATGCTTTGGAACCTCTCATAAGGATGCTTGGGGAGTCCAATCCTGGGTCCTGTGAAGCTTCTTTAGATGCAATCTTGACACTGATAGATAGTGAAAGACAGGGCGGCAGTGAAGTGCTAGCTGAAGCAAATGCCATTCTgccaattataaaattactcagtTCATCTTCTGACAGACTGCAGGAGAAAACGCTTATTGCTTTAGAAAGAATTTTTCAGTTGGAAcagctaaagaaaaaatatggaaattCAGCACAGATGCCATTGGTGGAGATTGCTCAGAAGAAAAATAGCCATATGAAATCTCTGGCTGCCAAGGTACTTGCTCAGTTGAATGAGCTTGGTAAACAGTCTTCTTATTTTGGTTGA